Proteins co-encoded in one Bremerella sp. TYQ1 genomic window:
- a CDS encoding PAS domain S-box protein, translating to MRDDNTDFLTGGGEMGDRTRKFDWSRTSLGPISGWPQGLKTAVQIMLSSRYAMWLGWGTEFVFFYNDAYAKMTLGPKHPWALGRPASEVWSEIWADAGPRAESVVQTGQATWDEGLLLFLERNGFPEETYHTFSYSPLPGENNTIGGILCVVTEDTERTIGERRLRTLRELAARTTDEPRSAEQACETAAKILAANPYDIPFGLIYLNSYDGETTSLAGAAGIDQRHDLCPNLVELSRRETFWPFHQVSEFGKSIEVDNISQSFLPDSVGVFQESPETALVLPLAKSGQDTLAGFLIAGISPRRPFDDSYRGFLELVAGQIATAVSNARAYEEEKSRALALEELDHAKTAFFSNVSHEFRTPLTLMLGPLEDILSSPENDGLSAEVKQQLTLINRNGLRLLRLVNSLLDFSRIEAGRVRAAFQPTDLQDYTSDLVSVFRSAVERAGMQLNVQCEDLTSPVYVDRNMWEKIVLNLVSNAFKFTFEGSISVELSELGEHAQLIVRDTGTGIPSDQLSRLFDRFHRIENAQGRTHEGSGIGLALVQELVKLHGGKIDVESELGQGSCFTILIPLGTKHLPPDQTIDSDPMANTSATVDPYIEEALQWLPEDSIDGPDSSVYSGIAEHPREFSIDKIKQDGRPTIVLADDNIDMRQYVSRLLSDAYHVTSVSDGETAWLEIERELPDLVLTDVMMPKLDGFGLLARIRETYETRDLPVIMLSARAGEESRVEGMDAGADDYLVKPFSGRELLARVGAHIQIALQRKRSAEELQRNEERLQLALSAARMVAWQWNLSTDDFILSENAQQFFAQLATNPPVNKTDCSHLIHQDDRARYDSAITQAIQRNEQYKIQYRVVSPNNEDTTWIEETGRVVTSDKDSTRSLVGVFMDITQRREASTALQQERDLLNVTLKSIGDAVITTDVTGQITNLNHVAEQLTGWMVDEVVGKPLADVFRIINEQTRETVESPAERALREGVIVGLANHTLLISRDGTEYPIDDSAAPIRGSDGSLLGCVLVFRDVTARQQADRKLRESEERYRLIGHAANDAIWDWNLVNNQVNWNEGLQRRFGYPLSEIGNDANWWKEHIHPDDQDRVVRGIHTVIDSDGELWQDEYRYRRADGSYAHVFDRGKVVRNEGKPVRMVGSMLDLTERLQAEQKLREQERQYRGIFESTSDAVLVFDYEGYLQEANPAACSMHGYSYAEFIGMHGTQFVHQGDHSKFASFVEAVSSGQDFHVEGRHVRKDGEQILIKVNGTGFSYGGKPALLAVVRDITEERQALQKLQESEEQLRLLAETIPQLAWMAGPNGDIFWYNSRWYEYTGKTSKEMEGWGWQSVHDPTVLPTVLKRWNSSLETGTPFDMVFPIQGADGEFRPFLTRINPLRDQAGNVRYWFGTNTDISEQQRIQEELRELAAQLSEADRRKDEFLATLAHELRNPLAPIRTGLELMSLSGDDPATVAEVRPILERQTKQLISLVDDLLDVSRITRGKFDLKKCQVELSEVVRSAVEASTPIIDELAHNLEVSIPEQTITLEADPHRLAQVLANLLNNSAKYTPEGGNIQLMAIQTDGHLELSVSDNGIGIPEDMLGRIFDMFAQIDRPLERGYPGLGIGLTLVKSLIEMHEGTVAVESNGPNRGTKFTVRLPISPANIASNTATTDVAQLGKLSSKRRVLVVDDNKAAAKMLSMVVQMLGNEVETADDGLQAVEIDEQFRPQVIFMDIGMPKMNGYEAARHIRQQPWGKKIVLIALTGWGQEDDKRKTKEAGFDHHLVKPAEPSEIQSLLALVPQEPT from the coding sequence ATGCGAGATGACAACACAGATTTCCTAACTGGCGGCGGCGAGATGGGAGATCGGACACGTAAATTTGACTGGAGCAGAACGTCATTAGGCCCCATTTCAGGCTGGCCACAAGGCTTAAAAACTGCCGTACAAATTATGCTCAGTTCTCGCTACGCGATGTGGCTTGGCTGGGGAACAGAATTCGTCTTTTTTTATAATGATGCCTATGCCAAGATGACCCTAGGGCCAAAGCACCCCTGGGCCCTAGGGAGACCAGCCAGTGAAGTTTGGTCTGAGATATGGGCTGATGCGGGGCCACGTGCTGAGTCGGTCGTCCAGACGGGCCAAGCAACTTGGGATGAGGGCCTTCTCCTGTTCCTGGAACGTAACGGTTTTCCCGAGGAAACATATCACACATTCTCTTACAGTCCGTTGCCGGGCGAAAACAACACAATCGGTGGCATACTTTGCGTTGTCACGGAAGATACCGAGCGAACAATCGGTGAACGTCGGCTCCGAACTCTTCGAGAATTGGCGGCTCGAACTACCGATGAACCTAGATCGGCAGAGCAAGCCTGCGAGACCGCGGCGAAGATATTAGCTGCCAACCCTTATGACATACCTTTCGGGTTGATCTATCTAAACAGTTACGACGGCGAAACGACTTCGTTAGCGGGAGCAGCTGGCATCGATCAGCGGCACGACCTGTGCCCTAACTTGGTCGAACTATCGCGTAGGGAAACCTTCTGGCCATTTCACCAAGTATCCGAATTTGGCAAGAGTATAGAAGTCGACAACATCTCACAGAGTTTTTTACCAGATTCTGTCGGTGTGTTCCAAGAATCGCCAGAGACGGCACTTGTGCTCCCGCTGGCGAAATCAGGCCAAGACACACTCGCTGGTTTTCTTATAGCAGGCATCAGCCCTCGTCGCCCATTTGACGACAGCTACCGAGGATTTCTTGAGCTTGTTGCAGGACAGATTGCCACGGCTGTGTCCAACGCCCGTGCCTACGAAGAAGAAAAATCTCGCGCCCTTGCATTGGAGGAATTAGACCACGCCAAGACAGCGTTCTTTTCTAATGTGAGCCACGAATTCCGCACCCCTCTTACCCTAATGCTGGGCCCCCTAGAAGACATTCTGTCTTCGCCCGAGAACGACGGCCTTTCCGCTGAAGTCAAACAACAACTCACGTTGATTAACAGAAATGGTCTTCGTCTTCTTCGATTGGTCAACTCTTTACTCGATTTTTCACGAATCGAAGCCGGAAGAGTTCGAGCAGCGTTCCAGCCGACAGATTTGCAGGATTATACATCTGACTTAGTAAGCGTCTTCCGATCTGCCGTGGAACGCGCTGGCATGCAATTGAATGTGCAATGTGAAGACCTCACCTCGCCAGTTTACGTCGACCGTAATATGTGGGAGAAAATTGTTCTCAATCTTGTCTCTAACGCTTTTAAGTTCACCTTTGAGGGAAGCATTTCTGTCGAGCTAAGCGAGTTAGGTGAGCATGCCCAGCTGATAGTCCGAGATACAGGAACCGGGATCCCCTCGGATCAGCTCTCCAGACTTTTTGACCGCTTCCATCGCATCGAAAATGCCCAGGGGCGTACCCATGAGGGAAGTGGAATCGGGCTCGCGCTCGTACAGGAACTGGTCAAACTACATGGTGGGAAAATCGACGTTGAAAGCGAACTAGGCCAAGGCAGTTGCTTTACTATTCTCATCCCTCTAGGAACAAAACATCTACCACCTGATCAGACTATCGATAGCGATCCTATGGCAAATACCTCTGCCACCGTCGATCCCTATATTGAAGAAGCTTTACAGTGGCTTCCTGAGGACAGTATCGATGGCCCAGACTCGAGCGTTTATTCAGGCATAGCCGAGCATCCAAGAGAGTTTTCTATTGACAAAATAAAACAAGATGGAAGACCGACAATTGTCCTAGCAGATGACAACATCGACATGCGTCAGTACGTCTCTCGCTTACTCTCAGACGCATATCATGTGACCTCGGTCAGTGACGGCGAGACAGCTTGGTTAGAAATTGAGCGGGAATTGCCTGACCTCGTACTGACGGACGTCATGATGCCGAAGCTGGATGGGTTCGGACTCCTCGCCAGAATTCGCGAAACGTACGAGACCCGTGACCTGCCCGTAATTATGCTCTCGGCCAGGGCAGGTGAAGAGAGCCGTGTAGAAGGTATGGATGCAGGGGCCGATGACTATCTTGTAAAGCCATTTAGCGGTAGAGAGTTGTTGGCCCGCGTTGGTGCACATATTCAGATTGCCTTGCAAAGAAAACGGTCGGCCGAGGAACTTCAGCGTAATGAAGAGCGCCTTCAGCTGGCATTGTCCGCGGCAAGAATGGTTGCCTGGCAATGGAATCTTAGTACAGATGATTTCATTCTCTCGGAAAACGCCCAGCAGTTTTTCGCTCAGCTTGCAACGAACCCGCCCGTGAACAAAACGGACTGTTCGCACCTTATTCACCAGGATGATCGCGCTCGCTACGACTCAGCTATTACGCAGGCCATTCAACGCAACGAACAATACAAGATCCAGTACCGTGTCGTTTCGCCAAATAATGAGGACACTACTTGGATTGAAGAAACGGGACGCGTCGTAACGTCGGATAAAGATAGCACCAGATCGCTCGTTGGTGTGTTCATGGACATCACGCAGCGTCGTGAGGCAAGCACCGCCCTGCAGCAAGAGCGTGACTTACTGAATGTGACGCTGAAAAGTATCGGAGATGCGGTCATCACCACGGATGTTACTGGTCAAATCACCAATTTGAATCACGTTGCAGAACAATTAACTGGCTGGATGGTCGACGAAGTCGTTGGCAAACCCCTCGCGGACGTATTTCGGATAATTAATGAACAAACACGCGAGACGGTCGAAAGTCCCGCGGAACGGGCACTGCGTGAAGGCGTTATCGTCGGGCTTGCAAATCATACTCTCTTAATCAGCCGCGACGGAACCGAGTATCCCATCGACGACAGCGCTGCACCTATCCGCGGTAGTGACGGTTCGCTATTGGGATGTGTGCTTGTTTTTCGTGACGTTACCGCGCGACAACAGGCAGATCGTAAGTTGCGGGAAAGCGAAGAACGCTATCGCCTGATTGGCCATGCAGCCAACGATGCCATCTGGGACTGGAACTTGGTCAATAACCAAGTCAATTGGAACGAAGGACTTCAAAGGCGATTTGGCTATCCTCTGTCTGAAATAGGTAACGATGCTAATTGGTGGAAGGAGCATATTCATCCAGATGATCAAGATCGTGTCGTTCGTGGAATCCATACGGTTATCGATAGTGATGGTGAACTCTGGCAAGACGAATATCGATACCGTCGAGCAGACGGATCGTATGCACATGTCTTCGATCGCGGAAAGGTTGTTCGCAACGAAGGTAAACCTGTCCGTATGGTAGGCTCGATGCTTGACCTAACCGAACGACTTCAAGCTGAACAGAAGCTTCGCGAACAAGAACGCCAGTATCGAGGTATTTTCGAGTCGACAAGCGATGCCGTACTCGTATTTGACTACGAAGGTTACCTACAAGAGGCCAATCCGGCTGCCTGTAGCATGCACGGCTACTCCTATGCAGAATTTATCGGCATGCATGGAACGCAGTTTGTTCACCAAGGCGACCATTCTAAATTTGCTAGCTTTGTCGAAGCCGTCAGCAGTGGACAAGATTTCCATGTCGAGGGAAGGCATGTACGCAAGGATGGCGAACAGATTCTCATCAAAGTGAACGGTACAGGTTTCAGCTATGGCGGAAAACCGGCACTTTTGGCGGTCGTTCGCGATATAACTGAAGAACGGCAGGCGCTACAAAAGCTTCAAGAAAGCGAAGAACAACTCCGCCTGTTGGCAGAGACGATTCCACAACTCGCCTGGATGGCGGGGCCCAACGGTGACATATTTTGGTACAACTCGCGATGGTATGAGTACACCGGTAAAACTTCTAAGGAGATGGAAGGCTGGGGGTGGCAATCGGTCCACGATCCTACCGTACTTCCTACGGTATTGAAACGGTGGAATTCTTCCCTTGAGACGGGAACACCGTTTGACATGGTCTTTCCAATTCAGGGAGCCGATGGCGAGTTCCGCCCGTTCCTCACTAGAATCAATCCGCTACGAGATCAAGCTGGAAACGTCCGATATTGGTTTGGCACCAACACGGATATCAGTGAGCAACAGAGGATTCAGGAAGAGCTTCGCGAACTCGCGGCCCAACTCTCCGAAGCCGATCGTCGGAAAGATGAGTTTTTGGCAACTCTTGCTCACGAGCTACGAAACCCACTAGCTCCTATTCGGACCGGGCTTGAACTGATGAGCCTGTCCGGGGACGATCCAGCGACAGTTGCCGAAGTTCGACCAATTCTAGAACGGCAAACGAAGCAGCTAATTTCTCTAGTGGACGATCTGTTGGATGTCTCGCGAATCACGCGTGGCAAATTTGACTTAAAGAAGTGTCAAGTGGAACTGTCGGAGGTGGTTCGAAGTGCCGTCGAAGCATCTACACCAATCATCGATGAGCTTGCGCATAACTTGGAAGTTTCGATACCCGAACAAACGATTACATTAGAAGCAGATCCTCATCGACTGGCCCAGGTACTAGCAAACCTATTAAACAATTCCGCAAAATACACTCCTGAAGGCGGCAATATTCAGCTTATGGCCATTCAAACTGATGGCCATTTGGAGCTTTCTGTATCTGACAATGGGATTGGTATTCCAGAGGATATGTTAGGGCGAATTTTTGACATGTTCGCGCAGATCGATCGCCCCTTAGAACGAGGCTATCCTGGTCTTGGAATTGGCCTAACGTTGGTAAAGTCGCTGATCGAAATGCACGAAGGCACCGTAGCCGTGGAAAGCAACGGTCCAAACCGAGGCACCAAATTTACAGTTCGGCTTCCAATCTCTCCTGCCAATATCGCTTCAAATACCGCTACTACCGACGTTGCTCAGCTTGGTAAATTGTCATCAAAGCGACGCGTCCTTGTAGTCGACGACAATAAGGCCGCCGCCAAAATGCTTAGTATGGTCGTCCAAATGCTGGGCAA
- a CDS encoding SDR family oxidoreductase, with the protein MSNKSKQRGERNSQGFPPQHQDSQPGHEHLMNPRPVVAPDYYRGSDKLRGKVAIITGGDSGIGRSTAVLFAKEGASVAIVYLDEDKDADETKQRIDSENGRCLLIKGDLGQQDFCAEVVQSTVREFGRLDILVNNAAEQHPTSNIDEITEEQLHKTFRTNIYPMFFLSQAGLPHLKEHRGSTIINTTSVTAYRGSPGLLDYSATKGAIVSFTRSLSQKLVSDGIRVNAVAPGPIWTPLIPATFSADKVEKFGTDSPMGRAGQPWECATCYVFLASQDSSYITGQVLHPNGGEIING; encoded by the coding sequence ATGAGCAATAAATCGAAGCAACGCGGAGAAAGAAATTCCCAAGGTTTTCCTCCACAGCACCAGGATTCCCAGCCAGGCCACGAGCACCTCATGAACCCTCGTCCAGTCGTAGCACCTGACTACTATCGAGGAAGTGACAAATTACGTGGAAAAGTCGCCATAATCACTGGTGGAGATAGTGGCATCGGTCGAAGCACTGCCGTTCTATTCGCGAAAGAGGGAGCGAGTGTCGCAATCGTCTACTTGGATGAAGATAAGGACGCCGACGAGACAAAACAACGGATTGATTCAGAAAATGGTAGGTGTTTGCTAATCAAGGGAGATTTGGGTCAACAAGATTTTTGTGCGGAGGTCGTTCAGAGTACGGTGCGAGAATTCGGACGGCTAGACATTCTCGTCAATAACGCGGCCGAACAGCATCCAACCTCCAACATCGACGAAATTACAGAGGAACAGCTTCATAAGACATTTCGTACGAACATCTATCCGATGTTCTTTCTGTCTCAGGCGGGCCTTCCCCATCTGAAAGAGCACCGCGGAAGCACCATTATTAACACCACCTCTGTTACCGCGTATCGAGGTAGCCCTGGCTTGCTAGATTACTCCGCGACAAAAGGAGCTATTGTGAGCTTCACACGCTCGCTCTCCCAAAAGCTTGTCAGCGACGGAATCCGCGTAAACGCCGTTGCGCCTGGGCCAATTTGGACACCATTGATCCCAGCCACCTTCTCGGCAGATAAGGTGGAAAAGTTCGGCACCGATTCCCCGATGGGAAGAGCAGGACAACCATGGGAATGTGCAACTTGCTATGTCTTTCTGGCCAGCCAAGATTCTTCTTACATTACTGGGCAAGTGCTGCATCCCAACGGAGGCGAGATCATCAATGGGTGA
- a CDS encoding DUF1552 domain-containing protein: MSNNRFIDRRTCLKGIGAALALPLLDTMGWAEASEANAFKPPVRLGFMYMPHGVIMDQFWPADAESFLKSPPPALESLRPVLDQCLMMKGIEGVANGPFKGAPHALELSTWLTAALPDPDRRDEISISISADQIAANASGAFTTLPSLELATMPQTWKENQAGLNEAYYSHCSFRSPTQAVPAEINPRTVLNRLFNKKGQNGQASAGASPLDRSMLDLVLSGARNLRRTLSANDQRKLDEYLDSVRSVERRIAAIEQRQKEAALEKAGVRSSRRNDSDSPPIEIKIPEGDKRSEYMQVMCDLNVLAFQTDTTRVSTYIGSTPNGVSYPELGFSDKHHSTTHHNNQPEKVSKVAAITAFNIEQFAYMVKKMNSLQEGDGTLLDNCIMMWGSGLEDGDRHTRANLPFIVAGKGGGSINTGRFLPDTKGNQGDLLTTLLAAAGVTLDRPLGIATKQIPEILT; the protein is encoded by the coding sequence ATGAGTAACAACCGATTCATCGACCGCCGTACTTGTTTGAAAGGCATAGGAGCGGCTCTCGCCTTGCCACTTTTGGACACGATGGGGTGGGCAGAGGCCAGTGAGGCCAACGCGTTCAAGCCGCCTGTCCGTCTGGGGTTCATGTATATGCCCCATGGCGTGATTATGGATCAGTTTTGGCCGGCCGATGCAGAGAGTTTTCTTAAGTCGCCGCCACCTGCCCTCGAGTCGCTGCGCCCTGTACTTGATCAATGCCTGATGATGAAAGGGATAGAAGGGGTTGCCAATGGCCCATTTAAAGGCGCTCCGCATGCACTCGAGCTATCGACCTGGCTGACGGCCGCGCTCCCTGACCCAGACCGACGAGATGAAATCAGCATCTCAATTTCCGCTGATCAAATCGCCGCAAACGCTTCGGGAGCATTTACCACGCTACCTTCGCTAGAACTTGCCACGATGCCGCAAACCTGGAAGGAGAATCAGGCCGGACTAAACGAGGCATATTATTCACACTGTAGCTTTCGTTCTCCGACACAAGCTGTTCCAGCCGAGATAAACCCACGTACGGTGCTCAATCGGTTGTTCAACAAGAAGGGGCAGAACGGTCAGGCATCCGCCGGAGCGAGTCCTCTCGACCGTAGCATGCTCGATCTGGTCCTGAGTGGTGCACGTAATCTCCGCCGCACGTTGTCGGCCAACGATCAACGAAAACTGGACGAGTATCTCGATAGCGTGCGTTCGGTCGAACGCCGAATCGCCGCGATTGAACAGCGACAGAAGGAAGCCGCCCTTGAGAAAGCAGGCGTCCGATCTAGCCGAAGGAATGATTCCGATTCGCCACCGATCGAGATCAAGATTCCCGAAGGAGACAAACGCAGCGAGTACATGCAGGTTATGTGTGACCTGAACGTTCTAGCATTTCAAACCGACACAACTCGCGTCAGCACTTACATTGGTTCCACGCCCAATGGTGTCTCGTATCCGGAACTCGGCTTTTCCGATAAACACCATTCAACAACTCATCACAACAACCAGCCAGAAAAGGTCAGCAAAGTGGCCGCCATCACGGCGTTCAATATCGAGCAATTCGCCTACATGGTTAAAAAGATGAACAGCCTTCAAGAGGGCGATGGTACGCTGCTGGATAACTGCATCATGATGTGGGGCTCCGGCCTAGAAGACGGTGACCGGCATACCCGAGCCAACTTGCCATTCATCGTCGCCGGAAAAGGGGGCGGCTCGATCAACACTGGTCGATTCCTTCCCGATACTAAAGGAAACCAAGGCGATCTGCTTACAACCCTCCTAGCCGCCGCCGGAGTAACCCTCGACCGCCCACTAGGAATCGCAACTAAACAGATTCCAGAAATTCTGACTTAA
- a CDS encoding sulfatase: MSRWFLRMAIIAFVAFPSFCCAAEQVNILLITADDLGVQLSCYGDPIAQTPHIDQLAQQSVQYQTAYVSQASCSPSRSTMFTGLYPHGNGHYGLANANVGFQVHPELHDQLLPNMLKQAGYRTGITGKLHVNPEKQFQFDMRTKDGFGGRQIKRQVQDAREFISQSKDQPWFLMFNLFDPHVARKRKPGGGQGPQYFPDQIEGLPKKVLTVEDVPAWPWQQIDSPEQRTKIAGYYNCVHRIDAAIGTLMQVLHETNQWDKTLIIFLGDHGPPFARGKTTCYEAGLRVPFLVRWPGVSQPHISQRLVGSIDIYPTVLEAAGVKLPKRLHGRSLRPVLTDASSVDWRSTLVAEFHYHGASPFFPRRAITDGRYKLIRNLSAGKSSPSATVDGDRAPTLAKQLALDHPARKAMERLQNPPEWELYDLNEDPIEFTNLSNDPAYSEQKERLKIALAQWQTQTDDPFADANFRRNIEEKYSTTSR; encoded by the coding sequence ATGTCTCGATGGTTTTTACGTATGGCGATAATCGCCTTCGTCGCGTTTCCCAGTTTCTGTTGCGCAGCGGAGCAAGTCAACATCTTGTTGATCACCGCCGACGACCTGGGTGTTCAACTTTCGTGCTATGGTGACCCGATCGCCCAAACTCCCCATATCGATCAGTTGGCTCAGCAATCGGTTCAGTATCAAACCGCTTACGTCAGCCAAGCCTCATGCAGTCCTTCACGTTCAACAATGTTCACCGGCCTCTACCCTCACGGAAACGGCCATTATGGACTCGCCAACGCAAACGTTGGTTTCCAAGTTCATCCTGAACTACATGATCAATTGCTGCCCAATATGCTGAAGCAGGCTGGCTACCGGACCGGCATTACGGGAAAGCTGCACGTCAATCCGGAAAAGCAATTCCAGTTCGACATGCGCACCAAAGATGGTTTCGGAGGACGCCAGATTAAAAGGCAAGTGCAGGACGCCAGAGAGTTCATTTCTCAGTCGAAGGATCAACCGTGGTTCCTGATGTTCAACCTGTTTGATCCTCACGTTGCTCGCAAACGAAAACCAGGTGGTGGACAAGGACCGCAGTATTTTCCTGATCAAATCGAAGGGTTACCCAAAAAGGTTCTCACCGTCGAGGATGTTCCCGCTTGGCCCTGGCAACAGATTGATTCACCGGAACAACGGACCAAGATTGCCGGCTATTACAACTGTGTTCACCGCATCGATGCGGCCATCGGAACGCTGATGCAAGTGCTGCACGAAACGAACCAATGGGACAAGACATTGATCATCTTTTTAGGTGATCACGGCCCCCCTTTCGCCCGCGGCAAGACAACTTGCTACGAAGCAGGCCTGCGAGTGCCCTTCCTGGTTCGCTGGCCTGGCGTCTCGCAACCGCACATCTCGCAACGTCTTGTGGGAAGTATCGATATTTATCCCACCGTCTTAGAAGCTGCTGGTGTCAAGTTACCCAAGCGGCTGCATGGTCGCTCCCTACGCCCAGTACTGACTGACGCGAGCTCGGTGGACTGGCGTAGCACATTGGTCGCTGAGTTTCATTACCATGGTGCGTCTCCCTTTTTCCCGCGAAGAGCCATCACCGATGGACGATATAAGTTGATTCGCAACCTCAGCGCCGGCAAGTCATCTCCATCCGCAACCGTTGATGGCGACCGAGCTCCCACACTCGCAAAGCAACTCGCATTGGATCATCCGGCCCGTAAGGCCATGGAGCGATTACAAAATCCGCCTGAATGGGAATTATACGACCTCAACGAAGATCCAATAGAATTTACAAATCTTTCGAACGATCCAGCCTACTCCGAGCAAAAGGAGCGGCTCAAAATTGCTTTGGCTCAATGGCAGACGCAAACCGACGATCCTTTTGCTGACGCCAATTTTCGTCGAAACATTGAAGAGAAATACTCAACGACTTCTCGTTAG